The region ttctgttatgtttaattACCGTATACAGAGACGACAAAATTCATTGTATGCATATCATCAcatttttgccaacaaaatgaTTCACCAGACAGCTTCATGTAGCTACAGATCAATAAAAGCTTTCCAGCAGGACTGGTGTCATGGTGCACAGGGGTGGagggacatggaaaaaaaacagggcaTCATTGAACTACCAGTATTGGTTATGTATTGTAGATTCATGTGAAAAGGTCATTGCTAAAAGGCAGTTCCAGGGGTCTGTTTTTATTGAAATGACTTTGAATCATcaattattttaagaaaaagtgCACACTAATCCAAACCTCCACCTCACTTTTAAGGACAATTCCTATATTTCCACTGGGACATGAAAGATAAATAAACACTCCAGATTTCCATGGATTGTCAGAATGTGAATGAagtgaatttattttgtttagccACAGTTTATCATAAAATATCTGGCCATTTATTGCAGGTCAGTGTTGTCCGACTCAACAACCAGCATTCCTGATGGTGAACTTGGTCAGCGTCCAACATGTTGCAGGTAACCATCACACTGTTGTCGTGCATTACTGACACAGATTGTGCCGTTCAATAAATTACAAAACCATGTTGTCACCTTATAAATAACCGGCCACCAAGGTGCTTTCTGTGTATTCCCAGTCTATTTCTTGATCTGTCTGGATCCGTCCTTTAATCCCTCCTTCACTTCTTTCACAAACGTCTCTCTGACTCGTCTGAGGCGGCTGCCCATCTCTCCCAGGTCCCCGGGGACTCTGCCGGTGTTtcggtttaactggtttttaagttaactggtgatagaggcagatgtggtGTAGGTGTGCCATGAGAAACTCCGCAGAAATGATTACGTAGGTAGCTGCAGTGATGCctgtttgaaatactgcaaacgtcaataaatcgtcaaaatgttcatgctgtcattatttgtgtcataattgtgtttaaagtgttggTAATGACGTTTATTTAAACCTTCTGAAGTGTTTGCTGACTCTGCAGATGGAACACAAATAAAGACCGCTGAAATAAGCAGAACAGCGCTCAGTGCGCTCCGATTAACTTGTGTCACAACAAGTACTAGCATCGGTCATAGGCTCATATCGATTCATTTACACTTACAAATACCTAATATTTAACATGGGCAACACAACAGCTGTGTTGtagaaataaaaccaaagtttccACACGTCAACATGGTGCACAAATTCAAACTCATATGCAATGTAAGATCTAGGTCGTGttaaaggaaatacattgaCTCAATGCTAAACGTCATTACCATtactttaaacacaattatgacacaaataatgacagcatgaacattttGTCGATTATTGAcgtttgcagtatttcaaacagGCATCACTGCAGCTACCTACGTTGTGGTCTTCGTTCTTGCAACGGCATCACAAGTTATTTAAtaacagtaggcctactacaaCATGGATTACGTGTTTGATATCTGTTACATTTCAATACAGCCTGTAAGTAAAACATAAGCTACATATGAGGTTTACACCCAGCTGAATGCAGATGTGGCAACATGTGCATCCGCTCAGATTACGTTGTGATACATAGGCATTTATAGGCTAGATGTAATTATATTTATGTAGGCTACGATGGGTTATGTTAAGTTGCAACCTTACAATCACGTTCCTTAATGTGCAGAATGCctactcattcatccagataCAAATGATACCTCTCGCTTATTGAAACGCATATTGCATATAGCACAGTGGGTCGGAGAGAAACGTATTTTTTATTGCTCTGggtgtctggcacatattgtagaaTTGACTTGAAGTGCCGGAGTTCGAGCAAGTGTTGGTTGTAGAAAGTCAATCTTATGAATGTCTGAATAGTTGCAACATTATAGTTAggaaacaatgcaatttcagatatgtacaatccaattgttaatagttattttaagtttagatatccataattacaaaaacattcagatagtgtaatttaaaatatccaaaacttCACTATGCCTTAAATATTACATACATCATGCTATGAATGATATCTGAAGTTGAGTTGAGTCAGTAGGCCTATATGAAAAAATCCATTTCGAACATAGAAGTGATAGggtcaaataaataacagataacATGAAACGTCCCCCGCTAACATACATCGACACATTTATCATTCCAACAGTATGCCTATATAATACACCAGTttgcttacatttcagaaacagtGCTTTAACGGTGAAGTGTTATAGTCACAAGTCGATCGGGGTGTACCGTGACGTGCAGTAAGAGACACAGTCGCCAGACAACGGATGATAGTTCGTAACGACAACGGCAAGTGTTTGCATAAATGTCTGTCGGGGCAGGAATTAATGCTCAGCAACTCGTTTTTATCGTAAAGTTTCACAAGACACtgacaaataaatgtgaaatagaaggaaagcgataataatgtttatttcctgGTTAGTCGGGAATGGGTCCTGAGAGACCACGCCTACaccacatctgcctctatcaccagttaactcaaaaaccagttaaaccgaAACACCGGCCTCGTCCCGGACCTGCCGCAGCGTCTGTGACCGCATGACCCGCTCAGAGGCATCCCTGCCGGCTATCTGAGCCTTGGTGATGGCGTAAGCTGTTATCTGGGCCGCCCTGCGAATCGGTCGAGACTCTGCCAACTTCTCAACAACATGGAGGTTGTTCAGGAGGTTAAATAACATACGCGCGAGCATGTTGTCGAGAAATGTCCAAAGACCCTTGACACGTTAGCTTAACGTTAGCCAGTCAGCTAACTAGCAGTCCAGTATTTCTGCCCTGTAATGACAACAATAGTTAACTGGAGGTATATAATCGTAGACTGTATCTTATACTGTAATGTATGTTGCGCTGTGGTGTAAATATCACTAACTTAGCAAACGCTATATAACGTACATAAAAGGTTGACTTACTTCAGCTGAGCCGATCATTAGCTTTCATTTAGATGACATAACATACTGTGGAGTGAGGCTGAAGTTGGCTTAGATTCGACTTGTTTAAGTGACCAATCCACAACTCGGAACTTCCCACGTACCCACAACTCGGAAACTACGAATATGAAGCTAACTTCAACGTTGTGTCAAACTGTTTTCCGGACATTTTTGTTGGTAACACCAACCGGGGAAATACGTCCGGTCGTATCGTACGAATATCCGCTTTCGGTACTAATTTCCCTTATTCATTCCCCATAGATTTTGGGCACGGAGCGTTGAGGTTGAGTCTTCTCTCTGAACTAAACCCTTCAACACGTGGGAACTGTAAGTGGACTGTGCAGCCATGCAGGTGATCGTGTGGTTCGCCGTGGCCGTGCTGTCTCTGAGCCGGCGGCAGTTAGCGGAGCcgagaagaagaagctgcagaTCGGCATCAAGAAGCGAGTGGACAACTGTCCTATCAAGTCTCGCAAAGGAGACGTGCTGAACATGCACTACACGGGCAAGCTGGAGGACGGCACGGAGTTTGACAGCAGCATTCCCCGCGACAGGCCCTTCACCTTCACCCTGGGCACCGGGCAGGTGATCAAAGGCTGGGACCAGGGCCTGCTGGGCATGTGCGAGGGCGAGAAGAGGAAGCTGGTCATCCCCTCCGAGCTGGGCTACGGAGACAGGGGAGCTCCCCCAAAGATCCCCGGAGGAGCGACGCTCATCTTTGAAGTGGAGCTGCTCAGCATCGAGAGGAGATCCGAGCTTTGATAAAGAGGAGATGGCAAACTTTCAAACCGTAAGTTATTAAAAATGTGCGGTTTACCCTGCTTTGTATGCAATAGTAAGATGCTCGGTAACAACATTAACCCCATTCCTCCCCTTTGCTGCGCAGTGTGTAGGCCTAAATTATTCCTGGAATGCAACATGGCCTCAGTTTCCTGTGAGGTCCTTTTGATTAAATGCGGATTAAATTTGAAACATGCACCATGTAAACTCAAGATCAAACAAAACCTAGACCTGAAATTCTTCCAACTAGATTTGCGTCCAAAGGAAATATATAGATACTAAATCAGAATCCAcctaaatgttttcaaaaatcaagccacattttaatttaaatactgTTTATGGTCTGGATGTTCAGTTACTATAGTACTGTAGTAGTaactatttattgtatttacattAGGTAAATCCGAATCAGATTTACCAGCAAAGTAGGTGTAAACACATACAGGGAAtttaattttgtcttttttgttactCTCATAGTATACAGAAGTAGAAATGTGGCTAAAAAATAATGCTGAACCAGGTAAACTTAAAACATTTGACTACTATTTACAGATATACATTTTGTGTTATTGATCcctaaaaacagaaataaatacagatgtGTAGAAAGTAACAGAATAGTGACAGAAATACAATTAAAGATGTAcagaactaaaataaaatggaacaagACATGGTTATCTTTTAGCATTTTTGACAGTGGATCAGTTTTTGATATTGTAGGAAAggtggcaaagcgagactaggaaTAGTGGAACACAAAGGAGCAGTCACAGTGAGCTGAAGAACTGCAGTTGACAATAAGTggataaaactacttttgatttaacatttaaaattgaaCTTTAAAGATAAGATAAAGttatgaggtcacaaggggcaagattccagaacGGCCCATCcaagctttaattttctcaaaggcagagcaggatacccagggctcggtttacacctatcaccatttttaGCCGCTGGGGGAActcaaattaatgttaaaaaacctcaaagtgagatttgaatgccatgggacctttttaaaagaGAGCAACTTATTCTAAGAAAATCAgcaaacatgcttttttttacaCCCTTTGGATTACATGTTAAATGTTGAGGTGTTGATGCCCTTTAATCTCCATGGCCTCCTGACAGAAAGCATCTGCTCTGCTGTAGTGTCCTTTAGCCACACAACGAATCCTCCCTACTAGCTGCACCTGCTGCTCAAACCCAACCTCTCTGTGAGggttgacagttttttttcataaagattaatctaaaaaacaagcaaaaaaatcAGATTGAGAAAcacatgctgttttttgtttttttttacatacatgttttgaacattttaataattttctaTCAGGTTCCAGGAGCTGCTGCAGCATTACGTGAAGATCATCTGACCTCTGATGAAGACTACATGGGAAATCTGGGAGTATAAatagctcccccccccccacatagcCACTGTGCTCCTTCCACTGGCTTGGCTTGTTGTGCTCTGATTTATTGGTCTGAAGTTTTTATATGCTACAAGATGTGGTGTTTGTCCATGAGTAGAACTGCCAGTAAACACCTAAACCTAGTATTTGGATGTGGGTTGATAAGGGAGTCATGTCCTGCCATGTCATCtaacatttatttgttattgtttgtgattTATAAGCaggtttattcatatttttacattcttttcattaaataattTAGTAAGAAATCAGGCAGTGGACGAATTAGGatcaatgtttttgttcactTTCAGTATTTGTATTGTgataataaaatgttgaatttaCGGGAAAACATTGCAGTCTCATGTGGTTTTTAACAGTTCTCCTTGGCTTAACATATGTTTAATTTTACAGACCTTAGCTGGTAACAAATACCTCCTGATTGTGTAACACAATACAAGAGAGAGTTCTAAGTTTGTACTCGTCTAAACCTATAGTAGACATAGTCTTATAGTTGTGAAGTGCAGGCTTTAAAGCACTTTTTACACTTGTAAAAGTTGTATGTGAAGTCTGTTTTATGCACTGACATCTTATGGTTACACACCCTATAAATGTACTATAACACTTAACCATTAAGGTTTCTCTACTTTTAATTGTACATGCTGTTAAGGGCAAATACTGTGAGTAATGTCAGCATGTTCCTGTGATTAGAGTCAGACACCACTTTATAAAAAGCAGTTTGATGTAAAGGCAAgtagaaaaaacatttcattttaatatatggtataatataaataaaacaaaaaaaaatagtaaactATCCAAAAGATAAGACCTGGGATAAAATGACTGATCAAACTAGGTTTCGTTTATTTCATACATCATTGTAtctttaaacacaatttcaggAGGTACAATGATCATATGCAGGCCGTGTGAAatggggaaccccaaataagctactaaaagatttccgggggggggggagataacaataaacatacaacaaataatgTACTAACTAAAAATCCAATTTACCATGGACACAGTATTCAATATACCATTAcagaaaaaatagtaaaatttaaaaaatgcaaacagaTAAACGATCGCAGCCCAAATATGGCACTCACAACATAATCAACCATCATATGATAAGAGCAGTTTTTCCTCTAACGAGAGGAGTCGCTCAGTAGCCAATCACATAACGTGGCAGCAGCCAATAGTGTGGCACCACATCTCCCAGTTCAACTGCCAGCTTCAATAGTCATGTgactttggatttttttaatcaaatggcTAAAAAATTAGACACTGGTTTTATAATCAGtccacatattcaaaataacaaatattaaGCACTTGATTAGTTTGAAGTGGGTAGGACTGAAAAAGTGCCGTTACTTTTTTGGGCTCTGACAcaattaggactattaggactaaGCTAGGACTATGCTCGGTCTAAACCCTGTCTTGGTTTCATCAAAAcgtgtttttggtttgttaaGTGGATATTATTATAGCATGCGTTTGTAGAGTGAGACCCAAAAAACTCatgatgtgtttttctttttaaatcaatgtacCGGTGCGTCAAACAAAGTACACAAAGAACATGGACACAGAGAGCACCACTCAGTTAATGTGGGTGTTGATAACAAGATGTTCTTCAAATTTAGAATGTACACGTTGGAAAAAATTAAACGATTTGGATAATAGGAGATGAGGCTAGAACATACTGAATGCGGTGACAGTGGACAAGGCAGCTTATGTACCGAAGAACAAAGTCTgacgtaaaaaaacaaaaagtctgaCAGACCCGGCATGACACTGTAGGAGCAAACCTACTCCAGAAGATGGCAGTAGTGCAACATTACGGATGCAAGCTCTTGGTTTTAAAAAGAAGGAGAAGTCAAAAGGAGTTCTTAAAGATCGACCGGA is a window of Etheostoma spectabile isolate EspeVRDwgs_2016 unplaced genomic scaffold, UIUC_Espe_1.0 scaffold00002020, whole genome shotgun sequence DNA encoding:
- the LOC116675535 gene encoding LOW QUALITY PROTEIN: peptidyl-prolyl cis-trans isomerase FKBP2-like (The sequence of the model RefSeq protein was modified relative to this genomic sequence to represent the inferred CDS: inserted 1 base in 1 codon) yields the protein MQVIVWFAVAVLSLXPAAVSGAEKKKLQIGIKKRVDNCPIKSRKGDVLNMHYTGKLEDGTEFDSSIPRDRPFTFTLGTGQVIKGWDQGLLGMCEGEKRKLVIPSELGYGDRGAPPKIPGGATLIFEVELLSIERRSEL